DNA from Ignisphaera sp.:
AGTAGACACCCTAGACGATGAAATCGTAGGATTTGTGCTAAGAGGTTTGATAGGCATAGAAGATGCTGTCATATTCAAGGATTGTGATGCACTAGAAAATTTTTAAAGAGTAAGCGAGGTCTTGCAGGAGAGATAAACTACATAATTGATTTGACAGGCAAATGCCACTATAAGTCGATTTCGATTGAAAAAATCATAAAAATCAACGATATTGAAAATATTCAGTTACAAGATATTGTAAACAATGTCATTGATGTTATAAAACTTATAAAGGTAAAGCTTTTAGTAATGAAAACAGTTCGTAACTTGGGAGATGATTAAGGTTTTAAGATCTGACAACTGATGAAAAACCCACGCTATGATCCAGTGCTTCTCATCTTATCAAGCATACTTAATATAATCTCTCTTACGAGTTGGGGATCAGCTCTCCCACTAGTCTTCTTCATAACAAGGCCAATGAGATAATTTACAGCCTTTGGATTCTCTAAAGCATCTTGAACAGCCTTTGGGCTTTCTCTAAAAACCTCTTCAACAACCTTCTCTAGATACTCCTTATCAACCAGTCTTGTATAGCCAGAGGATTTAACATAGTCTTCGACATCGATGCCACCTTTTATTATCTGTGGCAACAATTCTTTGACCATTTTAACTGAAAGTACCCCTTCATCCCACAACCTCAAAAGTTTGACTATCTGCAACAGGTCTAGCCTCAAGTTTTTATAATCAATATTGAATTCATTTATCCATCTGAGAAAATCTGTTATGAGTAAATCAGCCAACTTTTTGTATTTGTCGTAGTGCTTGGCGCACATTTCGAATAAGTCGGCAAGCCATTTGTTTAGAACCAGGACAGTTGCTCTATATTCATCTAGGCTATACTGCTTCATAAATCTATCTATTCTTTCATCTGGCAACTCTGGAAGAGACTTTACTACCTGTTCTATGAATTCCTTACTTATCCTTAGAGGAGGCAGATCAGGATCTGGGAAATATCTATAGTCCTCCTCAAACTCTTTAGATCTTAAAGATATAGTCACCCCTTTATTAGAATCCCAATGCCTAGTCTCTCTTTCTATCTTCCCCCCTCCTGCAATGATTCTTCTCTGCCTAACAATTTCATAGGTTAAAGCCTTTTCAACATCCCTTATAGACCCAATATTCTTTATCTCAACTCTTCCAAACCCCTCAAAAGAAATATTTGCATCAACTCTAAATGCTCCTTCAAGCCCTGGATCTGTAACCCCTAGGTATTCTAATATTGCTATGAGCTTTTCTAGGAATATTCTAGCCTCTTTGGGGCTCCCAAGATCTGGCTCTGTAACAATTTCCAAAAGCGTTACACCAGATCTATTATAATCTATGAGACTATATGGACTTGTCTCAATACTTCCTATATATACAACTCTCCCCGGATCCTCCTCAATATTGATTCTTCTAATTCTCACAATTTTTGGCTTTCCATCCACTGTTATCTTTACATAGCCATTTTTAGCAATTGGGGCGAAGCCCGGCCCTATATACTGGGAGATCTGATAGTTCTTAGGGAGATCTGGGTAGAAATAGTGCTTCCTCACAAACATTAGTCTATCGCTTATTTCGCAGTTCAGCGCTTTGGCAACAGCAATAGCATATTCAACAGCTTTTCTGTTTACTGTAGGCAGGGTTCCAGGAAGCCCTAGGCAGATAGGGCATACGTGTGTATTCGGTTTCTTCTCTCTATAATCAGCCGAGGTCGCGCAAAACAGCTTTGTCTTTAACTTTGTTAATTGTACATGGATTTCGAGACCTATAATTGTTTTTAGAGTCTGGTCATTGTTCATAATATCACCTAAAGCTGTGCCAAAATGTCTCTAAAGCCAGTTCTATCCTCTAGTTGTTTAGCTATGTACAATAGCAATGGTTCAGAAAACTGTTTCGCCATTGCCTGAAGCCCTATTGGAAGACCATTGTAGAAGTCCACCGGAATGCTAATCGCAGGTATGCCAACAAGATTCGCTGCCACGGTATTTACATCTGCTAGGTAGATTCTCAATGGATCCTCAAAA
Protein-coding regions in this window:
- the gatB gene encoding Asp-tRNA(Asn)/Glu-tRNA(Gln) amidotransferase subunit GatB, which translates into the protein MNNDQTLKTIIGLEIHVQLTKLKTKLFCATSADYREKKPNTHVCPICLGLPGTLPTVNRKAVEYAIAVAKALNCEISDRLMFVRKHYFYPDLPKNYQISQYIGPGFAPIAKNGYVKITVDGKPKIVRIRRINIEEDPGRVVYIGSIETSPYSLIDYNRSGVTLLEIVTEPDLGSPKEARIFLEKLIAILEYLGVTDPGLEGAFRVDANISFEGFGRVEIKNIGSIRDVEKALTYEIVRQRRIIAGGGKIERETRHWDSNKGVTISLRSKEFEEDYRYFPDPDLPPLRISKEFIEQVVKSLPELPDERIDRFMKQYSLDEYRATVLVLNKWLADLFEMCAKHYDKYKKLADLLITDFLRWINEFNIDYKNLRLDLLQIVKLLRLWDEGVLSVKMVKELLPQIIKGGIDVEDYVKSSGYTRLVDKEYLEKVVEEVFRESPKAVQDALENPKAVNYLIGLVMKKTSGRADPQLVREIILSMLDKMRSTGS